CAGTTGATCGATGCCCTTTTGGCGGTCATAGCGTCCGACAAAAAGGAGTCGTTTTGGCTCCCGCCTTTCCTCGATCGGCGTCCACGGCGCATCATGTATTCCGTTGTAAATCATTCGGCACTTGTCGCGCGGCACGCCCGCCCATGCCGCCAGAGCATCCTCGTTCCGCGAGATGTTTATGATCGCGTCGGCGCGATACGACAGAAGTCTCTCAGCGAATCCATAGAACCTCTTTCGGCTGGCAGAGTTGTCCATGGCGAACGACCAACCGCGCGAACAGTATATGATCGGTGTTTCCGACTGAGCGAATTGTAGTCGGCCGACAGCACCGGCGAACGACGAATGAAGGTGGACGATGTCATATGAGTTTTCCAGCATGTGCTGACGCCAATGGCGATAAAGTTCCGCGAACCCCTTGATCGTTCGTTGGGTGTCGGGGAACAAGCAGACCCGGACGCCGGCGCATTCAATGAGGTGGCCGTGCCTTTGGGGGCAAAAGACCGACACCTCGTCGTAGGCACGCACCTGAAATGGCAGCAATTGGTTCAGATGGGTAGCCGGGCCGCCTATAAGCGTTTCAGCGAAATGAACGACACGCATAGCGAGCCTCTTCGATTGCGTTCACCGATATCCGTCGGCTCGCCGTTAGGAACCGCTGCGAAGCAGGTCGTCGAAGAAGGCAATCGTCTTGGTAAGCCCGTCGCGCAACTCGGTCGTCGGAGACCATCCGAGAACACTCTTCGCAAGACCGATATTAGGCTGGCGCTGCTTTGGGTCATCTTGCGGTAGCGGCCTTATGACGATCTGGGAACGACTGCCGGTCATCTCGATAACGATTTCGGCTAACTTGCGGATCGTAAATTCATTGGGATTGCCGAGATTGATTGGTCCAATGACCTCGCGATCCGTGAGCATCATCCGCGTGATGCCGTCCACTAGGTCGTCGACGTAGCAGAATGATCGCGTTTGACTGCCATTGCCGTAGACTGTGATATCTTCGCCCCTCAGCGCCTGGACGATGAAATTCGAGACTACGCGTCCGTCCGTCGGGTGCATGTTTGGACCATAAGTGTTGAAAATGCGCACCACTTTGATGGCAACATTATTCTGCCGGTGATAGTCGAAGAAGAGTGTCTCAGCGCAGCGTTTGCCTTCATCATAACAGGCCCGCAGCCCTATTGGGTTGACGCGTCCCCAATAGTCTTCCGGTTGCGGGTGGACGTCGGGATCGCCATACACCTCTGACGTGGAAGCCTGGAGAATTGGAACACGAAGTCGCTTAGCCAGCCCGAGCATATTGATGGCGCCCATGACGCTCGTTTTTGTCGTCTGCACGGGATCAAACTGGTAGTGCACAGGCGATGCAGGGCAAGCAAGATTGAAAATGCCGTCAACCTCCACAAAGAGCGGAAAGGTAACGTCGTGACGGAGAAGCTCGAAGTTCTCGTGATCGAGCAGGGGAATGATGTTCCGGCGGCGCCCGGTAAAGAAATTGTCCACGCACAAGACTTCATGACCGTCTTCGAGCAAGCGTGCGCAAAGATGCGAGCCTATGAAACCGCCACCGCCAGTCACGAGCATGCGCTTTGACATTTTGATTGCTCCGTAAGCTGAGACTCGCCGGAAGTGCGATCGCTATGTCGCGATCGAGACCGGTGATCAAACGATCTCGATCAACCATCCTTCGCTCCGGACGGTGTATGCATTAGCGAGACCAATTGCATCGCTCCTAACTCCCGTCCCGTTGTTCTTTTCCCGCTTCGACGGCGTCCCAATTGGCGGCCTCGAAGCACAACGGAATTCTCAAACTTATATCCGACTCACAGCGTGGGCGGAGCGTCGATTTGAACTATCGATAACACTTTCAAGGATGCTTCCGCCATTCGGGTGAAACTGTGTTCCACCCGTCGCGCATGTGCGATGTCGTGACATCGGCTACGCCGCAGTCAGAGCATCGCATCGCAGGGCGACCGACACCGACCGCCCAAGTAGGTCGAGCAGCACCTGTACCCGGCCCGATGCATCGAGATGTCTCAGCGTTCCCAGAAAGTCGGTGAACGGCCCGTCGATAATGCGAACGGATTGACCCACTTTGAGAGTTGGCAACGTAACCGCACAATCATCGCCGGCCCGACGCCGAAGGGCTTCGACAATGCCAACGGGCACCGGCTGGGGATTTTCACCAAACGCAATGAGCCTGGACACACCTCTCGTGCCGTTTACCGCGCGCCATGGTTCGCTCGAAATGTCCAGGTCAAGGAAGATGTATCCCGGAAACAGCGGGGCTAGAACGTGTGTGACCTTGCGGGCATGGCGAACTGTCTTACGAATTCGGGGGCAGAAGACGCGATAACCCTGCTGCTCGAGATGGAAAATCGCACGAGCTTCCGCGTGCGATTGGGTTTGGACAACATACCAACGTCTGCTGCGATATCCGCCCGTTTGGCCAACCCGCAGGAAGCTTGGCACGGCTTGATGTGGATGCCAAGCGTCGGCAGGTTCACATGACATGAGCCAACATTTCGACGCGGCCTTGGCTTCTGAAGTTGCCCATCGACTGCGAAACGCCCCTACAAAGCTGTAGCCAAAGACTAATTCAGTATTGCTGCATTGCACAAGCCTGAGGACTGTTGCGGGGCTTGTTTTTGTCTCCTCGGTTAATTCAGGTGTCCAAGATCGGGTCTGACTGTGGCCGATGCTGCGTCTTTCGAGCCCATTTCTGTCGTGCGCTGGGATTGCGCCACACCCAAGCCCAGCATGATCGCAAAAAGTGTACCCACAGCTGGCATTTGCAGACTGAAATCGACACTCGAATGGATTGCCACAAGCACAGCGGCGCAAAAACCCAGCAATGGGATGTGGCGATTGCGGCGGCGTGCGAAGGTTCCGCGTAGGCAGAGCATGGCAAGCCCGCCAAGCGCGACCCACCAGGCAATTGCCGCTGGGAGGCCAACGCCGGCTGCAAGCTCGAGGTAGTCGCAATGGGCCCTGTCCATGACGTAGGGCAGTGCTTGGCGGGCATAAAGCGGGTAGGCATCTTGAAATGTCCCAAGACCAAGGCCGCGCCAAGGCATATCGACGATCATCCGCCATGCGGCGTCCCAGAGCGCCAAGCGGATCTGGTCGGGATCTCCGGCGTCCGCCAATTTTGCGAACCGGTCTCCAAGGGTCTGACCGTTAAGAGCGATTGTTAGAAATATTGCAATAAGCGCGGCGGCGGCGGCGGCCATCGTCCAGAGCCGAAGCTCGGAGTGCCGGGCGAGGATCGTTGCGACCACAGCCATAACCAGAATTGCCACGGACGTCGCGACGAATCCGGCCCGCGAGGCGGACGCGATGATGGCGGTGAAGCACAGGATCACACCGAGAAGGGGTGGTGTTCCACGGCCAAAGGCGAAACGAAACGTCGTGAGAAACAGCTGACGCAGGCCTCTTCGCATCACAATGCTTTCGCGTCCAGCATCGAATGCTTTGACCAGCGCGGCAAGCGTGCCCAAGCCCTCGAATGTGGCAAAGCTGTTGTGTAGCATAAATGGTCCTGAAATGTACGGCCGGGGAAATGGCACCGCATAAATCAGCTCGGCTTGCGCGACGTCGAGGATGGCAAGTACGAAACCATAGAAGGCATAGAAAGTCGTGATGGCGACGATGGCGTTCAACAACGTCTTGGCGGCTTCTGATCTGCGTGCCAGTGAAAGCGTTAGCCAGAACGCCGCTACGTAACTTGCCAGTTTGAGGATCTCGGCTTTCGTTCGCCAGGGATCTATTGATATTGTTCCGGCCAGCGGTTTGCCCAGCGCCTGAGCGGCCATGCCCCATATTGGATGCGCCCAGTCGGCCGGAACAATCGGAAGAATCTGAATTCCGCACCAAAGCAATACCGAGAGAACCATCAGGCCGGAAAACCACACCAATCTGAAATTTCGAACGATTTCGCCCGGTTCCGCGATCATCGAAACAGACCAAAACAGCCAGGATACCGCTACGGCCATCTCGATCAGCGATGCCCCCCAGCTGACCGCGCTTCCCAACGGAAACGGCGCCCATGCGATGGTGGCAATCAGCGACCAAAGAGACAGACTTCGTGCCAAGCGCGCGAACGAACCAGTGCGGGGCTGATCAAGGACGACGGTAGAGACGACCGCTTCACTCATTGTTCTGGATCGGCGGCTCGGCGAAGTTCGCGCGAGAGCCATCGGTTTATTGCGCGCAAATCGTCGGGTCTTTTGGAGAAAGCCTGGGTTAGCAAGGCGACGCCTTCGGGCGAAGACAGAAGCATAGGAATGTACATGCGGAGCTCTTCATCGTCCCACAGCAATTGCGCTTGGCGCAGGGCTAACGCACGCGTTCCGGGATCGAGATCACGCCATTGCTGAGCGGCTTCCTGCGCTCGCGACCCGGCGAGCCAAAAATCATACGGAGCGAGTAGGAGCGCCTGCGATAGCGCGGTTGCCGCTCTAGTCTTGTCGATTGTCACCAGCGACGTCGATAGAAGCAACCAGCCGCGAGGAACAGTTGGCGCATCCCGAACGCCGCGCTCTAGTCGCTCAAGCTGGCTCGCGGCGGTGTTGCCCGCATCGATGGACGCTTCGGCCAACGCGACTTGCGCGCCGCCGTCCTGGTTGTTTGCACGAAGTAAAGCATTTGCTGCTCTTCTATAGGCCGCGACGGGCATTGGCATTTGGCGAATGATGTAGTTCGGCACCGGTATCGCCGAGTCGAGCGCCGCGCCATTTTGAAAGTGCGGCACCGCAAGGAAACCTAGCGCAATGCCGGGAACTCCCGCGAGAAATGCAATGAGCCCTTTCGTCGGTCCGGCGAGCGTCATCGCAACGACGGCCTTCCAACCAGCTAGCTGTAGTACTTGTTGTAGTTATAATAATTCTGATAGCCGTAGCTGTAATAGCGGAAGCGCTTGGAGTCGGCGCGGGTCAATGCGATGCCGACGACAGGCGCATGCACGTCAGCCAAGGACCGTAGCGCATTTACGGCTGCTTCCCGGGGCGTCTTCTCCCAGCGGACGACGAACAGCACGGCATCGGCCATTCGGCTGAGAATTTTCGTGTCGTTAACGGGCAGCATCGGTGCTGAGTCGATAATGACCATGTCGAACGCCTTAGACAGGTTGGTCACAAGCAAACGCATTGCCTGCGAGCTTAGCATATCGGAGGGGGTCGCAGGGGCCTTCAAACAGGGCAGCACGAAGACATCCGACTTTGTGTCTTTGATCAAACATTGATCGAGAGGCAGCTGGCCGAGCAGAACTTCGACGAGCCCATTTTGGAAATGGTCGCGGCCGAACGACTTGGCGACGTTCGGCCGGCGAAGGTCGCCATCGACGACAATCGTCTTGAGGCCGCCGCGTGCCGCGATTCGCGCGAGGCTCATAGCAACGGTGGTCTTTCCTTCGCCTGGAACCGATGAGGTGACGACGATCACCTTGGGCTGGTGGTCGACATTCGCCAGCGACAAGCCTAGCTGCAATCCGCGTATGGCCTCAGCGAACGACGACATGGGTTTCTCGACGACATAGTCTGCCGCTTCGCGACCTTCCTTGGCCGATCCCTCCAATTCTGGCACGGTCGACAGAACCGGGAGGCTGAGCAAGGCTTCGACCTGCTGCGTGGTGCGGAAGCCCGAGTCGAGACGTTCAAGAGCGAAAGCGAGCACTAGACCGAGGATGAGGCCGGCGGGTACGGCAATCCCCAATGTGAGGCCTTTCTTCGGAAAGCTCGGGGCTGTCGGGGTTGATGCATTCGAAATGATACGCGAATCCGGCGTCAAGATTCCTTCCTGGCCTTGCGTCTGGTTCAATTTGCCAAGAAACGCCTCGTACATTGAACGCGCGGACGTCGCCGCGGATTGCAAGGCCGTCAGCTGCACCGCATCCTGATTCTGCGACGCGCCCTGGTTTTCGAGAGAAGCCAAACTGCCCTGCAGCGAACCAACATGGGCGGCGGCGATAGATACGTCGTTTCGCGCCGAGTCGACGATGCGCTGAACTTCCTCGCTGATCTTCGCGTCGATGTTAGCCTTCTGTGCCTCCAGGTCGAGAATTTTCGGATGCCCGGGCAAGTACTTCGTCGACAGGTCGGCCAACTGCCGTGCGATATCGGATTCTTGCGATCGCAGAGCCCCGATCACCGGAGAAGCCATCGCCGCAGCGGAGTCCGCCGCCCGCCCGGCGCGCGCTAACGACAAGAGGCCGGAATAGGCGGCCTGCTTCTCGGCAAGCACGGTCTTGGACATGACCAGCTGGCTGTTAATGTCGGACGTCTGTTGCTCGACTACCGAAATGCCGTTGCCGGTACTCGTGATATTGTGTGCGGCTTTGTAACGCTGAACCGCTTCGTCGGCTTCCTCGGCCTTGCGCGAGAGCTCGCCAATACGAGCTGAAAGCCATTGCGTGGCTTTTTGCGTCGCGTCAAATTTCGCTTCCAGCTGGTCTTCGACGTACGCGTTGGCAATGCTGTTCGCAATCATGGCCGCCTTCGCCGGATCCTCTGACTGGAACGTGATGGTCATAGCCGTGGATAGGCCAATCGGGTCCACGGACAGCCGCGACAAAAGCCTGCGGCTGATAGCGTCGCGAGTAATATCTTGTCCCTGCGCTGCGGCTTGCGTTTCGCTGTCCCCGGAAATCCATTTGTACGGGTTGAGATATGATAGAAATGATGTCCAACCGCCCATCGTAGGGTTGAATTCCGGATCCTGGTCGAGCTTCAGCTTGTCGACGACCCGGCCAGCGAGCTCAAGGGATGTTAATATTTGAACCTGATTTTGGATCGTTGCTTGATCGCTTCCAAGACCAGTTAAGATCGCATCGGCGCTTTCGACATTGTTCTTCTGCTGGTCCAGCATCACAATCGCAGTTGCCGAATAAAGCGGGGTAATCAGGACGATCATCGCGGCGGCGAGCGCTGTAGTCGCGACGACCGCCGCCGCGATCAACTTCCATCTGACGCGGATGATGCGCAGGAAATCGACGAGACTGAACCCGGCGTTTTCCCGTGCGAAGGTCTCGGACAGAGTATCCGTCGGCTCTAGCTCTTCATCGGAGACGCGTTTCTGCATGTTCATCTGCATCACCGTACCAGGGGCCGGTTTGCAAGCACCTGTGTTTTGTTATACCGCGCGGGTTCCCGCCAATTGACGACCAAACAGTCTATCTCGCGCCGGTCCCAAAAAACCGCCTGCTCGCCACGTCCTTGCCTGACCTCGCTAGATGTGCAGAGAAAGACCAACGGCGATTTCGTTATCCGTATAGTCGACTCCAGAGAAGTTCGACGAGCGCTTGCTGAAGTTATAGTTTATCGTCGCGCTCATATAGCGATTTATCAGGTATTTGGCACCCACGCCGGCGCCAGGATAGTCGTCCGTACGGGAAGATCCGATCAAGCTGCTCTGGGTGTAGGATGCATAGCCCTGCAAAATGATGTTCCTGCGAAACTCATAGTCAGCGCTTAGCTTGACGAGCCTGTCGTCACTGGCCGATACGCCGCCCAGCGTCACGTCGGAAACTTCATGCGACCCGGTCAGATGCACGGTCAGGACCGGTGTCGCGAACCAGTCAAGGTTGACGCCATAGTCCAGGCCGGAAATGTTCTTCAACGGCAGAGCGAAATCTTGGGTCAGATAGCCCAAATAAGCCTCGCCAGACAACAAATGCGTGAGCTGGACCGTCAGTCCGGCATCGAACCGATAGCCGTTCGAAGAGCGGTGCGCGCCCGTCCGATCCAAGAACTGGTCGAACTGCCGTGAGTTGTAAAGCGCCCTCACAAACCCGGTATAGCCCGGTGAGAAATCATAGTTGACCTTGGCGAAGCCCTGGAAAACATCTTCGTTGCGGTCGGAGTTGAACAAGATGCCGCCACCGACCCGCGGCGTGTTCAGCCAATCGTAACGGTCAAAGCTAGCGCCGGCGCTGAATCCAAGCCGATTGGGCTGGTAGCGCGCCGTACTGTCGGCGTGGGCTTTGTTGTAGCGGTTCGGCGATGCCTGAAAGCCCACGGTGTTCGCCGAACTCAGCGATTCGTGGTACTCGCCATATGAAACGTTGGCCGATAGATCAGCGGCGCGTGATATGTCCAGACGGCCGTCGCTGCCGACCGACCAGTCCGTCAGATTGAGGTGGCTGAAGCTCGAATAGTTGTAATTGTCGACCCCGCCATAGACCTCAAGGAAATGGCGACCCCATTGCGACATCAGTCGAAACGACGGGGCTTCCTCGAAATACCAGTCCGAACTCGCCGCTGGCCTCTTGAAGACGTTGTCATCGTAATTGGCGCTGGCATCCAGCATCGGGTACAAGCGGAAGGCCCCCAGCGGTATGCCTTTGGCGTCGTATTCCGGCCGGTGGCGTGTCATCACGCCGTCATCCTGGGCGGTCATGCCAATAAGTGTTGGCGTCGTGTCGTCATCAGCGATGGCGGGGACGGCGAAACCCGTTACACCCGCGCCAGCGACGGTAAAGCCCACGATAAGCGCGGCGCGGCGCAGCGCGCGCTGCACGGGTTCCTTGTTCCAGGAACGGCGTGCGCCTACCGCGGCACGCCGCCATGCGGTCGTCTCGACCGCAGCAAGCACGGCCGACAATTCCGCGAGTGCGTCGTCTATACGGCGAAGGCTTGCAGCGCGGGGATCATTTGCCGCGATGCGCTGCGATAGCGCCTCGCGCAGCAATACCAATTCGGCAAGGGCGCCGGCCAATTTATCGGAAAGCATTTCATCGTCTTGCTGGGAACCACCCGCGAGACGTTGGGCAAGCAGTGAAAGACAGCCTGCAATACGTTCTAGCGGATTCGTCCTCGAATCGCTGTTTGCAGCTGGCGCCGCGATAACTTTGCATTGCCGCGGCGGACCACTCATCAACACCACCCCACCCTTATTTAATCTTCAATCGATCTCAATTGATATATTGCCGGCGAGTTACAGGCTGGTGCATGACGGATTAAGACACCCCCCGCCGCTTCCACTGCTGCCACCCGAGAAATTGCCGGTGTTGGTGCTTGTCAGGTTCCCGCCGGTCTGACTCGTCGCTGACGGACTTCCGCCGGCGATCGACGCGAGACTGGCATAGCCAAGCGACGACGTCGTCGTTTCGTAAGCTGCAATTTCGTCTGCCTTGCCTTCATTGGCCAAGGTCGACGCGATCACCGATGCAGCGCCGATGTTGGCTGTAGCGATAATGGCCGAAGCCTGGCCAAGGCCAATGCCGATCTCGAGATTTGTGGCACCGGCGGATTCTGCGATCGTCAGGATCGCAGATGTGATCGAGGCGGCGGCATCGGCGCCGTAGGTCGCAAGGGCATTCTGGGCAGCCGTCGAGATGGCCAATTCAATCGCCGCGGGATCGCCATTGGCGATCTGGATGGCCGCCGTCAGCGATGTTTGAAGGGAAAACGTCTGACTGGTTGTCAGCGAAGTTGCCGCGAAGGCCGGCGCGATCATCGCGAACTCGGCGACGCCGACCGAGGAACTCACCAACGCCACACTGAGCGCCAGAGACGCGGCGCCGGAACGCAGCGACTTTAGGAAAGACTTCTTCATGGCAAACCCCTCCAAAAACACCTACTACGAGCATTCATCTGCAATCTTCGATTGCAGCCCTCGCAGTTGCAGCATGATACTAGCCGAAAAAGATCAAGCTCTCAATGCAGCCAAGCCTTCACTTTGAAACATGCTCAATGCGGTTTGATCAAAAATAGGCGCAAATTTTTTGGCTGTCTCTTTCTTGCAACCCAGATTTGGTGCAACCCGCTCATGCGCTGGCTTTTCATCCATCGGGACGGGAACTTTCAAAACAAGTCCAATCCGGTCGATTTCAAAAAATCCTCTCGCCAATCCGAACGATGTCGCCGGGATAGATGCGAGTCGATGCGTTTGCCGGAAACGCCTCCTCCTTTGTCGTGCCGTTGCGGCGGATATACACGTCGGAGTCGTCCGCCCGATAGGTGTAGCCGCCGGCCAGAGCAACAGCGCCCAGCGCATTCAGGCCATTTTCAAAGGGATATTCGCCCGGCTTGTTCACCTCGCCCATGATGTAAAACGGCCGATAGTTCTCTATCTGGGCACTGACCTTGGGATCGCGAAGATATTTGCTGCCAAGCATCGTCTGAACTTCAATGACGAATTCATGGATTGTGAGGCCAGCCGCCTTCACCTGCCCGACCAGCGGCAATTGCACTTGCCCGGACCCATCGACGAAGAACTCGCCGCTCAGATCATCCTCGCCATAGACCGTCACTTTGACCTTGTCGCCCGTGCCCAAGTGGTAATTTTCATCGACGAACACCGGTCCAGTTCCCAGTGGGGTTACCGGCGGAGCCGCCGCTTCGGAAGGCGGCGGCGCATCCGTTATTTGGGTGCTGGGGCCCGGCAGAGCCGATTCTGCAGCAGCAGGCGCCAAGCCCGCCAGAAACACGACGAGAATCGCAAACATCGCCGCCGTAACGGCGCGAACTTCTGGACAGAAGCGGTTCATTCTTGTCATTTCCCAAAATCGAGCAGTCTTATGCCCCACCAAGCAAGGACCGTTCCTCACGACAGAACGGCATCCGCGCCGGCCCTCGCCGTTGCCAGAAACGTGCAACTCTCCCCTTCCAAGACGGCAGCCGTAAGGCAACCGGTCGCGTGCGCTCCGGTATCGACCCCGATCCGGTTTCGCCGCCGCACTGGCATTTGCGTCGGGGTGTGACCATGTACGACAACCTTGCCGAACCGGCGACTGGACAACAAGAAATCGTCACGAATCCACAGCAGGTCTTCCGGCACCTGCGCATCCAGCGGAATGCCCGGGCGGATCCCCGCATGCACGAACAAATAGTCGCCTTCTTCGTGCATCAATTTCAAATCGCCGAAAAACTGCAGATGCGACGGCGGGCATTTCGCTGCGAGCTCGTCCCTGGCTTTCGAAAAAGCCGTTTCGTCGTCGAACCGCGGCGGCATCACGCCATAGCTGAGGAGCGTCTCGGGCGCGCCGAAATTGCGCCAGGCCCGGTAGAAGTTCGGATCGCCGAGGAAATCCAGAAATGCCTGATCATGGTTGCCGCGCAGAAAGGTCGTTTCCCATCCCGGCAGACGCAGATCGATGAGATAGTCGACGACCTCCTTCGACCGCGGGCCCCGATCGATGTAGTCTCCCAAGAGGACAAGCGAATTCACCGCAGGCTCGCCGTTGGCGGCGTAGTCGCGAAGTTGTCCTATCAACCGTTCCAGCAGATCGAGGCGTCCGTGTACGTCGCCCACCGCGAACACGCGCCGGCCGGCGGGCACCGCAGGTGCTTTCGCATTCTGGCCCAACAGGCGGGCAAGCCAGCCGCTGCGCTCGTTAATCACTGCCGCTTTTGTCGTCATGGTATCTCGCTGAACGCCTATTTTAGATTTTTCTAGTTCGCGACCGCAACAAGCGTCTAAGCAATTGGAAAACAGGCTTCTATCACACCAGCCAGGACGCGGATCAGCGTCAATAAGATCATTCGAATTTTAATCAAACGATCCGAAAATGCGTATTAAATACAGATACTTAGCTTAAACCGACCGAAATCGGCCCCTGCCTAGTCTCGCCCGCGAATTGAAGGGCAGAGACCGGTGGACCAGACGCTTTCAAGATTCATGGCGATCGTCGCTCTCGCCATTGCGGTGTCGGGATGCGCGACCGCGGACCTGCCGGTCGCCTCCATCCCGTCGGGGCCGGTGCCGGCCATGCCATCGGCCGTTTCGAGCCTCGCCGCACCTCTCGCCGATCCTATGCCCGCGTCGGCCAGCGCCGCCGTCACTCCTGGCGGCTATGTCAGCTTTTGTCTGCGGTTTCCCGACCAGTGCGAGACCACGCCTAACGCGCCGACCTCGATTGCATTGACGCCTCAAGCTTGGGCAACGCTCGCAAAGGTCAATTCCGACGTCAACGCCGCGATCTGGCCGGAAGACGACAGCCGCCACTATGGCCGTGTCGAATATTGGACGATTCCGTCGGACGGCTATGGCGATTGCGAGGACTATGCCCTGACCAAGCGCAAGAATCTGGCGGGCTTGGGCCTGCCGCTCTCAGCCTTGCGGATAGCCGTGGTTGTCACACCCAGCGAGGTCCGGCATGCCGTCCTGACGGTGGTGACGGACAAGGGGGACTTTGTGCTGGACAACCTCACCAATGACATTCTGCCCTGGGACCAAACCGGCTTTACCTGGATCGAACGGCAGGCGCCCGGCAATGCGATGGCCTGGGTGTCCCTGAGGCCTGCGGATCGGATGCTGGCTTCAACGGGCGACAGCATGATCACCGGCGGCACGCATTAAGGGCAGCCGAGACAATCCCACTATACTGAAGCACATGGCCGATTGGAGCGCTGATAGGCCGTAGTCTTCGCCGGTCTGCTGTTTATCGGGAAGTTTTTCGCGAAGGGCGCCGGAGACGTTCACAGATCTCTGTCACGTCAGGCGATCAGATTCTGTCCAGCAATCTAGCGCAGGATAAGAACAACCGTCGCAGCGGCCAGCCAGAAGAAGCCGCAGCTTGTCACGACGAAGCGCAGTGTCTTTCCCGCGCCCCACCGACCCTCGTCATCAAGCGGCTCGTTGCCGAACATGAGCGCAAGCTCGGACAATGCCCGGTTAGCCGGGCCGCCGCCGCGTTGATCGACGGACGGCAGAATGACGCCTTCATCGAGGATCGGAGCGGCTGTCGAACCGATGAATGGGGCACGTTGTGCCATCGGCACTCTTTCGACCAGGGAATATTTCCAGCCCTCAGCTTCGCAGTAAGTCGTTAATCGGCCGTAAAACAGTGCTGAATAATATTCAGGCCGATGGTGCCCAATGGCCGGTCCGGCAGACGCGTCACCGGGAAAAAATCTTTAGGATTTCGCTCCGCATTTGTTCACTTTATGTTCCGACATGGGGTGCCTCCGCTGGAAACGTCGTCCACCATCTCTTCATTCTTGGTTCGCACTGCCTTGGCGCG
Above is a window of Rhizomicrobium sp. DNA encoding:
- a CDS encoding metallophosphoesterase family protein, which translates into the protein MTTKAAVINERSGWLARLLGQNAKAPAVPAGRRVFAVGDVHGRLDLLERLIGQLRDYAANGEPAVNSLVLLGDYIDRGPRSKEVVDYLIDLRLPGWETTFLRGNHDQAFLDFLGDPNFYRAWRNFGAPETLLSYGVMPPRFDDETAFSKARDELAAKCPPSHLQFFGDLKLMHEEGDYLFVHAGIRPGIPLDAQVPEDLLWIRDDFLLSSRRFGKVVVHGHTPTQMPVRRRNRIGVDTGAHATGCLTAAVLEGESCTFLATARAGADAVLS
- a CDS encoding transglutaminase-like cysteine peptidase, which codes for MDQTLSRFMAIVALAIAVSGCATADLPVASIPSGPVPAMPSAVSSLAAPLADPMPASASAAVTPGGYVSFCLRFPDQCETTPNAPTSIALTPQAWATLAKVNSDVNAAIWPEDDSRHYGRVEYWTIPSDGYGDCEDYALTKRKNLAGLGLPLSALRIAVVVTPSEVRHAVLTVVTDKGDFVLDNLTNDILPWDQTGFTWIERQAPGNAMAWVSLRPADRMLASTGDSMITGGTH